The DNA segment GGAGCCTTGCGggggggcagaggtggggaggaagggcaggaTTCCCCTCTCACAAGGGGCGGTAGAGCTGCTGAGCCCTCTTTCAGGTGccagaaccaggttcaatccagGTTCTGCcaaaagctgtgtgaccttggacaaattactttGTCAATTCCCTGTGTCTTAGTTTCTTCACTGAAAAATGGAGATGTTAATGGTAACTGTCATGTCAGCATTATGTTAAACAAGGATTAAATGTTGAAAGAAAGTGATTTGAAtagaaaacactcaataaatggttGTTGGCTGACCAGTTAGCACTGATACCTGCCCCCTTTTTCCAGGGCGCCTGCTGGGCTGTCTAAAGGGACTGGCAGGCAGCGTCCGAGGGTTGCAGTGCCACCCTTCAAAGCCCCTACTAGCCTCCTGTGGTTTGGACAGAGTCTTGAGGATACACAGGATCCGGAATCCACGGGGCCTGGAACATAAGGTGAGAAACCATTCGTTCCTGCCTCTtgtgccctcctccctcccccctcccccattcttGTTTCTGTTTCAGCAGACTTGGCCCCTTAAGGTCCCTCATCTCTTGCAGGTTTATCTCAAATCTCAATTGAACTGCCTCCTCCTGTCAGGCAGGGATAACTGGGAGGTAAGCTCTTGGGTCTGGGAATGTGGGAGCTAATGGTACAGGTGTGAGGATATCTCTgtgaagagggaagggaggcaTCTGGAACTTAGACCTGAGACTGTCCATCCACCTGCTGGGTATAGTCCTGACAGGGTCGTTGCCAAGAGTAACATAGGAGCatggatgaagtgaagtgaaagacgttcagtcatatgtgactctttgtgaccccatggactgtagcccatcaggctcctctgtccatggaattctccaagccagaatactggagtgggtagccattcccttttccaggggatcttcctaacccagggattgaacctaggtctcccgcattgcaggcagattctttaccagctgagccaccagggaagtccaagagcaTGGATGGGCATGGTTTTTAGGAGCAGGAAACAAGGGGTGGTGCCTGGAGGAATGATTCTCCTCCCTGTGGGTCTGTTATTGTACCTCTGACTCCTGAGGGCTTCTCCCACTCACCAGGATGAACCGCAAGAGCCTCAGGAGCCCAACAAGGTGCCCTcagaagacacagagacagatGAACTTTGGGCGTCCTTGGAGGCAGCTGCCAAGCGGAAGCTCCCCGATTGGGAGCAGACCCAAGGCGCTCTCCAAGCCAGACGGAGAAAGAAGAAACGGCCTGGGTCCACCAGCTCCTGAAGAGCTTGTGCTCGCTTTGTAAATAAACAGCTTAAAACGTACCATGACCTTGAGCCTTTTGTGATGGGGAGAGAGTGGTGGCGGCTCCCTgagctggggtggtgggggtaTCTGACGTCACAAAAGCAGGGCCGGGAACCTGCCGGCTGGCGTGGGTGGCAGGGCCGCATGCGGGGCCATGGGCTGCTGCCAAGATAAGGACTTTCAGACTTCGGATGAGCAGGCCAAGGAGGCCGGGTCAGAAGGTGGGACCAGAGACACACCAGGGGGCCCAGGGAGCTGGGAGTGgggactggaccaccaggaggtTGGACTGGGGAGAGTAGAACTCAGCGGCCTCGCATCCTCTCAGGCACTGATGCGGAGTCGGTGGAGCAACGAGATCGCAGGTCGAACGAAAGTCTTTTGATCACTGTGCTGTGGCGGCGGCTATCCATGTTCAGCCGTCGGGGTTCCTCTCGGTCAACCAAGAGGCAGGCAGTCCAGAATCCAAAGCCGGCGAGTAGGATCCAGGAGTGCGATCAGGAGAGGATCCAGGAGGAGCCGGAGAAGGGGTGACTCCAGCCCTGTTCTCACTCCTCCCCAGCCTTCAGAGAATAAAGTTTCTAACGTGTACCTGCCTATGCGCTTGTGCCTCGGCTTTGGGCACGTAGAGCGCGGGCACCACCAGGGTCGCGGGCTCTTTAAGGCTCCATCCCTGAAGTTGGCCAGTCCCCTGGGCCCCCGGCTCTAGTTCCTTGGAGGCGGGGCCACAGGGGTAGCCTAGCCAATGGGAGGGCGAATTAACACCTGCGTTTCGGTGGAGGGGCGTGTCTCTCGGGATGCCGAGCTCGAAGAGGCGTGGCACCGCCTTCCCGTCATCGGGGGTGGGGTTACGTGTGGGTGACGTGGCGGCTTCCAGTCTTTGGTCGGGTTTCGGCGGCTTCGACTCCAGGGGGAGGAGGCGGTGACGGTCTGGGAGATTATAGCAGTGGCGGCGGCGGCAGGCGGCAGAAAGGAGGTAGGACTCGGTAGGGTCTGGCTGCCGTGCCTGCTCTGGGCCGTTCTTTCCGGGGACGGCGCCGGGCGGGGGGAAGGGAACCAGGGACAAGCGGGCAAGTCCTGCCGGCCCGGCTCGGAGTGAGCGAATACCTCGCTGTCCAATCAGAAAAGCCCCTTTAAGAAGGACGTCGGCGTTAGCTAATCAGTATTTGCAGACTTCCAGAAGGTGGGACTTGGGCGAGGCGAGGGTGGGACTTCCTGCTTCAAATAAACACCTAGAGATTTCCCCCCTCCGCCCACCGACGTGTGTCCCTCTGAGGTGGTCCGTCACCGTTTCTCCCTGAGGAGTCGGAGGAACCCGTGGATACGAGAGAGCCCAGTTAGGGCCTGGGGCAGTTGCAAGGGACGGGCTGGAGCCTCAGGGCCACAGGACCTGGCTCTGGCCCTGCCTCTACTTCAGGGCCCCGGCCCGTGCTGTGGCTGCCGGAACCAAGTTGGAAGAAGAGTCTGAGGAGGGGGACAGCTTGGGCCGCAGAAGCAGCAGGATCCTGTCAGCTGCGGGCCGGTCCCAGGATCTGCGGGTGGCTTCGGGCTCGAAACTCCGTGCCAAGTGCGGAGGGGCCCCGAAGAACTGCTGGTTGGGGCGGGGGATTGGTGGAGAAGGAGACTGCCTGGGGAATGACACTCTCCCCTCCACCACAGTCCGAGGTTATGCGTCTCAATGATCCCGCGGAAACGCTACGGATCTAAGAACACGGATCAGGGTGTCTACCTGGGTCTCTCAAAGACACAGGTCCTGTCCCCTGCAACTGCTGGCAGTAGCAGCAGCGACATCGCCCCTCTGCCCCCCCCAGTGGCCCTGGTCCCTCCCCCTCCCGACACCATGTCCTGCCGGGATCGGACCCAGGAGTTCCTGTCAGCCTGCAAGTCCCTGCAGAGCCGTCAGGTAAGGACCTGGACTGGGAGAGGCAGAATGAGTCTTATTCAAACCTGGGAGAGGGGATGCTCCAGCACCGTAATTCTTGGGGGAGTCTGATGGAGACCTGGTCTAGCTTGGGATGGTAGGATCTAACAAGCATCAGAGAAAAGGTGGGCTAGCTTATCTAGAGGCAGGGATccagactttgttgttgttttatttaatcAGGAATCTAGGGTTGCTATTCTGAAACGAATATCTCAGGGCGAGAAATGATTACAGTATATTTGGTTTGGATAAGGAACAGGTTCTAGAAAGAGCCTTTATTTAGCTCAGAGACAAACGCTTTAAATTCTCATTCCAGTGT comes from the Bos mutus isolate GX-2022 chromosome 22, NWIPB_WYAK_1.1, whole genome shotgun sequence genome and includes:
- the TEX54 gene encoding testis-expressed protein 54; this encodes MGCCQDKDFQTSDEQAKEAGSEGTDAESVEQRDRRSNESLLITVLWRRLSMFSRRGSSRSTKRQAVQNPKPASRIQECDQERIQEEPEKG